A region from the Cellvibrio sp. PSBB006 genome encodes:
- a CDS encoding CopD family protein, whose translation MLWIKAFHIISVITWFAALFYLPRLFVYHTMSEDHVSRERFKIMERKLYRGIATPSMIATIIFGAWLSHLNWAYYSQSIWYWSKLAMVIVLVGYHHACLIYLKQLRDDRCQRSHVFFRWFNEFPVLLLLGIVILVVVKPF comes from the coding sequence ATGCTCTGGATCAAAGCCTTTCATATTATTTCTGTTATCACCTGGTTTGCGGCACTGTTTTATCTGCCCCGATTATTCGTCTATCACACGATGAGTGAGGACCATGTCAGCCGCGAACGCTTCAAAATAATGGAGCGCAAACTCTATCGTGGCATTGCAACGCCCTCGATGATAGCAACCATTATCTTCGGCGCCTGGTTAAGTCATTTGAACTGGGCTTACTACTCACAGTCCATCTGGTACTGGAGCAAACTGGCGATGGTCATTGTACTCGTGGGTTATCACCATGCTTGCCTGATTTATCTTAAACAATTACGTGACGACCGCTGCCAACGCAGCCATGTCTTTTTTCGTTGGTTTAATGAATTTCCCGTTTTACTGTTGCTTGGCATTGTGATCCTGGTCGTTGTTAAACCGTTTTAA
- a CDS encoding sensor histidine kinase, with amino-acid sequence MQSPNLLRTVMQDHTGQYWVGQFIFWFGLSVVPFLGIVFWYNTTKLVYVEHMFLQAALGLLLSFPLGWFYSIIWKFGPILRMCLVLSMAGAVAALWTALRVVTYIWLTGEVNTWNDFGGWYFGAFYIFLCWSALYHGMIYYRLLEIEHTERLKEVAHTKEEQIKRLKAESIAREAQLKMLRYQINPHFLFNTLHAIYALIKLNDDSRALGMIAKLGKFLRYSLEYDPQLQVNLEDEINTLTLYLNIERVRFSDRLSVEFDISEPAKTAKIPSLLLQPLIENSIKYAVATSEDGGQIQIKADVERDELLLEVIDNGPGLAGVKPTPGQTTGVGLRNTRERLQTLYGDQHLFQVEEAKPSGVHISIRIPYESVVSDVPDNTNKKTYNFTG; translated from the coding sequence ATGCAATCACCCAACCTGCTTAGAACAGTTATGCAGGATCACACCGGTCAATACTGGGTGGGTCAGTTTATCTTCTGGTTTGGTCTGTCCGTTGTTCCTTTTCTCGGTATTGTCTTCTGGTATAACACCACCAAACTGGTTTACGTTGAGCATATGTTTTTGCAGGCTGCGTTGGGCCTGTTGCTGTCCTTTCCCCTGGGATGGTTTTATTCCATCATCTGGAAGTTTGGTCCTATCCTGCGTATGTGTCTGGTGTTGTCCATGGCTGGCGCCGTGGCAGCGCTCTGGACGGCCTTGCGCGTGGTGACCTACATCTGGCTGACTGGTGAAGTAAATACCTGGAATGATTTTGGCGGTTGGTATTTCGGTGCGTTTTATATTTTCCTGTGTTGGTCGGCGTTATATCACGGCATGATTTATTATCGTCTGCTGGAAATCGAACACACCGAACGTTTGAAAGAAGTAGCTCATACCAAAGAAGAACAGATCAAACGTTTAAAAGCGGAGTCTATCGCGCGCGAAGCGCAATTAAAGATGTTGCGCTACCAGATCAATCCCCATTTTTTATTTAATACACTCCACGCTATTTATGCACTCATAAAACTGAACGACGACAGCCGGGCTTTGGGAATGATTGCCAAGCTGGGAAAATTCCTACGTTATTCCCTGGAGTACGATCCGCAATTACAGGTCAATCTGGAAGATGAAATCAATACCTTAACGCTCTATTTAAATATCGAGAGGGTTCGCTTTTCGGATCGTCTCAGCGTCGAATTTGATATCAGCGAGCCCGCTAAAACAGCAAAAATTCCCAGTCTTTTATTGCAGCCGCTGATTGAGAACTCAATCAAATATGCTGTCGCTACCAGTGAAGACGGCGGGCAGATTCAGATCAAGGCCGACGTTGAGCGCGACGAACTGCTGCTGGAAGTCATTGATAACGGCCCGGGCCTGGCAGGCGTCAAACCGACACCGGGCCAGACTACCGGCGTCGGTTTGCGCAACACGCGCGAGCGCTTGCAAACCCTGTATGGTGATCAGCATTTATTTCAGGTGGAGGAAGCAAAACCAAGCGGTGTTCATATCAGCATTCGCATTCCCTACGAGAGCGTGGTGTCTGATGTACCGGATAATACCAATAAAAAAACCTACAACTTTACTGGGTAA
- a CDS encoding chloride channel protein: MVLFTKASQITHARLQVLRSRLSLKAENLRDQLAHIDALPQLTLLGLITGILAGLIIVLFRWVIDIPLGLSLPDHGENFEALSSSSRFLLPVIGGLLLGLILQKVNKLYHPAGIGHVLDRIQNHQGRMPLGNFINQFGGGALCLLAGQSVGREGPAVHLGAGCGSLLGQWLRLPNNSLRPLAGCGVAAAIAASFNTPMAGVIFAMEVVMMEYSIAGFIPVILAAVAGTTITHLVFGPDITFITPQTVMGNIFELPFMAFTGLVVAVFAAAFIRLQALCCKQSLERPIWLRFLFAGVITGLLALWFPQIMGVGYDTISASIAGDLGLGLLIAIVIAKLIATGVSLGVGMPGGVVGPCLVMGATLGGAVGVIAHILMPGSASDVGFYVILGMGAMMGAVLNAPLAAMMAIMELTYNPHIIFPSMLVVVAACLTTRWVFRCDGLFQTLLRIQGKYREPLNPEFGMIHQMLSRSGVRGMMDRHFVRSARQLDQRHAQTLLQHHPHWILIEDEIILLHPADLVHYLEQHPLDEHSEESSLLDLLELPARRLQLAAVSIEANLYEALQTMNAAQADAIYITSADIHSDEVKRVDKIKGIVTRDKLENYYRI, translated from the coding sequence ATGGTCCTTTTCACGAAAGCCTCGCAGATCACCCACGCCCGACTCCAGGTGCTGCGTTCCCGCCTATCACTGAAAGCAGAAAACCTGCGTGATCAACTGGCTCATATCGATGCCCTGCCCCAGTTAACCTTGCTGGGCTTAATCACCGGTATCCTTGCGGGTCTGATTATTGTGTTGTTCCGTTGGGTCATCGACATCCCCCTGGGCCTTTCGCTCCCTGATCACGGAGAAAATTTTGAAGCGCTGTCCAGTAGCTCGCGCTTTCTGTTACCGGTGATTGGCGGACTATTGTTAGGCCTGATTCTGCAAAAGGTTAATAAGCTGTATCACCCGGCCGGGATTGGCCATGTGCTTGACCGGATTCAAAACCATCAAGGGCGCATGCCCCTGGGAAATTTCATTAATCAGTTTGGTGGCGGTGCCCTGTGTTTGCTGGCTGGGCAATCGGTCGGCCGTGAAGGCCCGGCAGTGCATCTCGGTGCTGGCTGCGGCAGTTTGTTGGGGCAGTGGCTGCGCTTACCGAACAACAGTCTGCGTCCCTTGGCCGGTTGCGGAGTAGCAGCAGCAATTGCTGCATCCTTTAATACTCCCATGGCCGGCGTGATCTTTGCCATGGAAGTGGTCATGATGGAATACAGCATCGCCGGGTTTATCCCAGTCATCCTGGCCGCAGTTGCCGGCACTACCATCACCCATCTGGTATTCGGGCCCGACATTACCTTTATTACACCGCAAACTGTGATGGGCAATATCTTTGAGTTGCCGTTTATGGCTTTTACTGGCTTGGTTGTCGCGGTATTTGCTGCCGCTTTTATCCGGCTTCAGGCACTGTGCTGCAAGCAATCATTGGAGCGCCCCATCTGGCTGCGTTTTCTATTTGCCGGTGTCATTACCGGTCTGCTGGCACTTTGGTTTCCCCAAATAATGGGGGTAGGTTATGACACTATCTCGGCGTCCATTGCCGGTGACTTGGGACTCGGTTTGTTGATCGCCATCGTCATCGCCAAATTGATTGCTACCGGCGTAAGTCTCGGCGTTGGTATGCCCGGCGGTGTGGTCGGCCCTTGTCTGGTGATGGGAGCCACACTGGGCGGCGCGGTGGGTGTTATCGCGCATATTCTGATGCCCGGCTCCGCCAGTGACGTCGGTTTCTATGTCATCCTCGGCATGGGCGCGATGATGGGTGCGGTATTAAATGCGCCCCTGGCAGCCATGATGGCGATCATGGAGTTGACTTACAATCCACACATCATCTTCCCGAGTATGCTGGTGGTTGTGGCTGCATGCCTCACAACTCGCTGGGTATTTCGTTGCGATGGCTTATTCCAGACACTATTGCGCATTCAGGGTAAATATCGCGAGCCCCTCAACCCCGAATTCGGCATGATTCATCAGATGCTCAGCCGCTCCGGCGTACGCGGTATGATGGATCGGCATTTTGTGCGTTCAGCGCGACAACTGGATCAGCGGCATGCCCAAACATTGCTGCAGCATCATCCGCACTGGATTCTGATAGAGGACGAAATCATACTGCTGCACCCGGCGGACCTGGTTCACTACCTGGAGCAACATCCTTTGGATGAGCATAGCGAAGAATCCAGCCTATTGGATCTACTGGAGCTGCCTGCACGCCGCTTGCAGTTAGCCGCTGTGAGTATCGAGGCCAACCTTTACGAAGCCTTGCAAACCATGAATGCGGCACAGGCGGATGCGATTTATATTACCTCCGCCGATATTCATAGTGACGAGGTTAAAAGAGTCGATAAGATCAAAGGTATCGTCACGCGGGACAAACTGGAAAATTATTATCGAATCTGA
- a CDS encoding LytTR family DNA-binding domain-containing protein — translation MMKLRTIIVDDEPLALSVLKTCLEDFPEIEIIAECRNGREAIDKTLELSPDLMFLDIQMPGKNGFEVIKALQNDVMPMIVFITTYQQYALDAFDLHAVDYIPKPLDEERLARAVQRALDRYQGTQVSGHNKQPLIGAIDAVVKKLSGEADAHAELTPPTLDGVARKIIVRDAGSAVVIPESDIDWIDAAGDYMCIHAKDTTHIMRSTVKELVNMLDGQVFKRIHRSTIVNIDRIQTIQSLSKGDYVVLLTCGERLKVSRNYNEAVRAFLHK, via the coding sequence ATGATGAAACTCAGAACGATTATTGTGGACGATGAGCCACTGGCACTCAGCGTGCTAAAAACCTGCCTGGAAGATTTTCCGGAAATTGAGATCATTGCAGAGTGTCGCAACGGCCGGGAAGCCATCGACAAAACCCTGGAACTCTCCCCGGATTTAATGTTCCTCGATATTCAAATGCCCGGTAAAAACGGTTTTGAAGTAATCAAGGCATTGCAAAATGATGTGATGCCGATGATTGTGTTTATCACCACCTATCAACAATATGCGCTGGATGCATTCGACCTTCATGCGGTGGACTATATTCCCAAGCCGCTGGATGAAGAGCGTCTGGCGCGTGCCGTGCAACGCGCACTGGATCGTTATCAGGGCACCCAGGTCAGCGGACACAACAAACAACCGTTGATCGGTGCGATTGATGCAGTGGTAAAAAAATTATCCGGCGAGGCTGATGCGCATGCCGAATTAACACCACCCACGCTGGATGGTGTTGCACGAAAAATTATTGTGCGCGATGCCGGTTCTGCGGTGGTGATTCCTGAATCGGATATCGACTGGATTGATGCTGCTGGCGATTACATGTGCATTCACGCCAAGGACACGACGCACATCATGCGCAGCACGGTGAAAGAGTTGGTGAATATGCTCGATGGCCAGGTGTTCAAGCGCATCCACCGCTCAACGATTGTGAACATTGATCGCATTCAAACGATTCAATCGCTCAGCAAAGGGGACTATGTGGTGTTATTGACCTGCGGCGAGCGGTTGAAGGTGAGTCGTAACTATAACGAGGCGGTTCGAGCGTTTTTACATAAATGA
- the thiE gene encoding thiamine phosphate synthase: MNHLIATPLYAITDSLLIPGEALFAGVTAALEGGCRLIQYRDKSGNNAQRLADAEKLLNICQGYDAQLIINDDMQLAKAVGAHGVHLGQDDGSPTTARDYLGANAVIGVTCHASLPLAQRAIKQGASYVAFGRFFPSNTKPDAPPAPLSLLTEARDLCKPTPIVAIGGITLENGAKVLAAGANILAVSHSLFAAADIKRQARAFIQLQEKVNQR; the protein is encoded by the coding sequence GTGAATCATTTAATAGCTACACCGCTGTATGCGATTACCGATAGCCTGCTGATACCCGGCGAAGCACTTTTTGCCGGGGTAACCGCTGCCCTGGAGGGCGGTTGCCGTTTGATTCAGTACCGCGACAAATCCGGCAATAACGCTCAACGACTCGCCGATGCCGAAAAATTGCTGAACATCTGCCAAGGGTACGATGCGCAGTTGATCATTAACGATGATATGCAATTAGCCAAAGCTGTCGGTGCCCATGGTGTGCATCTCGGACAGGATGACGGCAGCCCGACTACGGCACGCGACTATCTGGGTGCGAATGCCGTCATTGGTGTGACTTGCCACGCGTCACTGCCCCTTGCACAGCGTGCGATAAAACAAGGGGCGAGTTATGTGGCCTTCGGCCGTTTCTTTCCGTCCAATACCAAACCTGACGCACCGCCCGCGCCTCTGTCGCTACTGACAGAGGCTCGTGATCTATGTAAACCGACGCCCATCGTCGCCATCGGTGGAATTACTTTGGAGAATGGTGCGAAGGTATTGGCAGCGGGAGCAAATATTCTGGCGGTCAGCCACAGTTTATTTGCTGCTGCGGATATTAAACGACAAGCACGGGCGTTTATTCAGCTACAGGAAAAAGTGAATCAGAGATGA
- the hemL gene encoding glutamate-1-semialdehyde 2,1-aminomutase, which produces MSRSESLFLQAQQHIPGGVNSPVRAFKAVGGTPIFFEKALGAYVWDADNKRYIDYVQSWGPMVLGHAHPDVINAVIETAKFGLSFGAPTERETTLAEKLCRLMPGMDMVRFVSSGTEATMSAIRLARAFTERDKIIKFEGCYHGHSDSLLIKAGSGALTLGVPSSPGVPAVLADHTITLDYNDAQQVRECFASLGDKIACIIVEPVVGNMNCVPPVPGFLETLRDVCDQYGSLLILDEVMTGFRVSHTGAQGHYQIKADITTLGKVIGGGMPVGAFGGRRDVMQMIAPSGPVYQAGTLSGNPVAMAAGLKTLELLENPAIYPQLNARTEQLVTGLQRLADEAGIPFTTNHVGSMFGFFFTEEKKVTNFKQVMACNIPRFNQFFHGMLKRGIYLAPASYEAGFMSAAHTEDDIHTTLQAAKETFAELV; this is translated from the coding sequence ATGAGCCGCTCAGAAAGTTTATTTTTACAGGCGCAACAACATATTCCCGGCGGCGTAAACTCACCGGTCAGGGCATTCAAAGCGGTGGGCGGGACGCCGATTTTTTTTGAAAAAGCCCTGGGGGCTTATGTCTGGGATGCCGACAACAAACGCTATATTGATTACGTCCAGTCCTGGGGCCCCATGGTGCTTGGTCATGCGCACCCCGATGTCATTAATGCTGTTATTGAAACCGCAAAATTTGGCTTAAGTTTCGGCGCGCCGACAGAACGCGAAACCACGTTGGCCGAAAAATTGTGCCGACTAATGCCCGGCATGGACATGGTGCGTTTCGTCAGCTCCGGCACCGAAGCGACCATGAGTGCCATTCGCCTGGCGCGCGCGTTTACCGAACGCGACAAGATCATTAAATTTGAAGGTTGTTATCACGGCCACTCCGACTCCCTGCTAATCAAAGCGGGCTCTGGTGCGTTGACACTGGGTGTACCCAGTTCACCTGGCGTACCAGCCGTGCTGGCTGATCATACCATCACCCTGGATTACAACGACGCCCAACAAGTGCGCGAATGTTTTGCTTCGCTGGGTGACAAAATCGCTTGTATCATTGTCGAGCCGGTAGTTGGCAACATGAACTGTGTGCCGCCGGTTCCCGGTTTTCTGGAAACCTTGCGCGATGTCTGCGATCAATATGGCAGTCTGTTAATTCTTGATGAAGTGATGACCGGTTTTCGTGTGAGCCACACTGGCGCCCAAGGTCATTACCAGATCAAAGCGGATATCACGACTTTGGGTAAGGTAATCGGCGGCGGTATGCCGGTGGGCGCTTTCGGTGGCCGGCGCGATGTGATGCAGATGATTGCGCCCTCTGGCCCGGTTTATCAGGCGGGCACGCTCTCAGGAAATCCGGTTGCTATGGCCGCCGGCCTGAAGACACTCGAACTCCTGGAGAATCCTGCGATCTATCCGCAACTCAATGCACGAACCGAACAATTGGTGACGGGTTTGCAGCGATTGGCCGATGAAGCGGGTATTCCTTTCACTACCAATCATGTCGGCAGCATGTTTGGTTTTTTCTTCACCGAAGAAAAAAAGGTAACCAATTTCAAGCAGGTTATGGCCTGTAATATCCCGCGCTTCAACCAATTTTTTCACGGCATGTTGAAACGCGGCATTTACCTGGCGCCGGCATCTTACGAAGCCGGTTTTATGTCAGCAGCCCATACGGAAGACGATATTCACACCACCTTGCAAGCGGCTAAAGAAACCTTTGCTGAACTGGTTTAA